The DNA window TGCTCGGCAACGGGAGCAATGGTGTCACTAGCAGGGGACCAGGGTTGGTACTGAAGGTCCGGGTAGGAAGCCTTCCATGGCCTGTACTGGTACAACGGGGGTCCGAAGAACCCCGGGTAGCAGTTGCAACCTGTGTTTCGCAATGAGAGCTGAggtacagtgaaccctcgttaAGGCGGACTAATAGAGGGGGCCAGGGTGTCCCATCTTAGCCAATAGTCCATATTAACCGGCGATACTTATACACATAcctataaatacttataaatatactgtacttcgttatttttataaagagtatgaataataaaccaatgtagaaatatttgaattaaacctcatagtaaaagatgaaaaatgaagaataaaacatactaaaaatgatagaattcaacCGCAATGTGTTTGCCTATACCAGACTGACGATATCAGTTGCTGTTTGGCTTGACACCAATAACATCGAAAGGTCATTCATTCAGTAACCAAATTGTGAGTCGAGATGGGAAGATACGGTGCATGTTTTTGCCGCCCAATGTTACCTCCCTGATACAACCCATGAATCAGGGGGCAATTATATCTTGCAAAAGGTTATATCAACAAAGATGTTTAGATGAGGTACTTGTGGTGCAGGAAGAGGAAGACGATCTTACAACACGAGGGGAGAGAACAGCCGCTAACATAAACTACAACCTCAAATCAGCTATATTCAATATTGCAGCTGCATGGAAAACTGTGAAAACAAACACCCTAGCCAACACTTGGAAGAAATTTCTgtatgatgatgatagaatatGATTTCAAAGGGTTTGAGGCCAAGGACTTTCATCGTATTCTTCACAGgctctagaacctgtaaattTGTACTTACCATTGTACAACTGTTCTATCAACACACTTTTGAAAGTTTTCTCTTCCCAACAACACAAATCGTAactaactcactcactctctgtgtgtgtgttttaactcGCTCATCTCAGTGAGGAGTAGATTTTCATCCGGAGATGGGCAGAGGAGTCCGCCTCATGATAAAGACAGCGCTGCCAGCTGAACATCGTAGTGGGAGGAGGTTAGGCTGGGTTGGCGGGGTGAAGGGGTGATGTGGGCATGGccaagtgatattcttaaaaatacGTCGACTATACACGGTACTACTatatctttaatgaaataaaaatgataatgatgacagaATTAAGCTCCATAAAGAGAactggcaattttctctctctctcatgtcatttgacATGTAAACACGTACTGTGTGcaagttaaatcagttacaagttaaaagcattttagttGAGTATGTAGAGTATAAAtgcaggactatatatatataataaaaatataaattaagttttttatttacctttggtagaTGACGGAAGAGCTTGAGGCGACGGGGAAGGGTGGAGATGCTACGAAACTTATTCTGAGTCAGTAGAGCTGTAATGCTCCACAGACTGCTCAGAGGATGATTTTTGAAAACCACTTGTAGAGGGCTGAGGGTTGTCGACATCATCGTCATGACGAATTGGCGTGAACTAATTGATTTCTAGCTGTTTTTGAGGCTGTTGTTGTTTTCTGATGATTATTTCCTTGAAGGCTCTAAAATGTTGATAATATTGTTGGATCTCACTTTCTGTAGACAAATGAATGTAGTTGACGAAATTATAGAGTGATTCACGTACAACAGAGAGCTTGGGTTTCATGGGTAATGTTTcgtcaccaccatcatcatcatcactatcatctcTGCTGCCACCAGCGATTACGTCATCAGTTATCTCTTCTGTCATCATCTGATATCCAGGGTCACCCTCTGTGTCTTCGAACCAGGTCTGTACATCATCTTCAGTCACGTCTGTTTGGCTCGACCTATGAAGAATACGATGAAAGTCCTTGGCCTCAAACCCTTCAAAATCGTATTCTATCTCATCATCATACAGAAGTTTCTTCCAAGCGTTGGCTAGGGTGTTTGTTTTCACGGTTTTCCATGCAGCTGCAACAGTGAATATAACTGATTTGAGGTTGTAGTTTATGTTAGCGGCTGTTCTCTCCCCTCGTGTCATAagatcatcttcctcttcctgcaCCATGCACCACAAATACCTCATCTAAATATCTGCGTTGATATAACCTCTTGCAAGATATAATTACCCCCTGATCCATGGGTTGTATCAGGGAGGTAACATTGGGTGGCAAAAACATTCGACTCACAAGTTGGTTACCACTCGGGTGAGCAGGTGCATTGTCTAAGATGAGCAATGCCTTCACCTCATCAGCTGGCAGTTTGAGAACATCTTCCTGGTGTTTACATACTGCTGGTATGAAATGGGTTAAGAACCAGTCACTGAAGATTGCCATGGTGAATCATGCCTTCCTGGAGCTGTAGTAATGCACTGGGAGTAGTTCATGCAGTCTTTCAAAACTAGCAGGCGAGCGGACTTGCCCACCACCACGAGTTTCAAACGGTACAAACCATCTGCATTCGCAAAGCACAACACAGAGAAACATTCTTTGCTTATTTTAAGGCCAGGTGTTGAGCTCTCATCTTTAAAAGCCTGAGTATTCCTTTGTAACGACCGCCAAAAGAACCAGCCTCGTCTGCATTGTAAATTTGGGAATTTAGCAGTCCTTCACTCTTAATTAACTCATTAAACTTCTGCCTATATGGCTCGACTGCCTCAATCGGTGCACAGCATGCTTCACGTGTAACCTTATTAACCAATCCGCAGCAATTGTAAATCGCCATAACCACCCATCACTACCCACAAAGTTATTAATTCCCATATGTTTTGCTAAACTGTTCGCAGCACTTTGAATTTCCACACCACGGACATTGTTCCCAGACGATTTTTGTATAAACCACTGTCACAGCTTCAATACTTGTATCCTTTGCAACTCACGCTTCCTTCCACCAACAGATGATGCTTTAGAACCAGCATCCTCATTTCAGAGAAAAAGCTAAGAGTTTATCTTTCGCCTTGCGTTATGTCTGAAACTGTTTTTCACTCCATATGCCATGCACATTTTCGAAACTGATGCATAGGCCTCTAGCTTTTTAATAATTTCGAGTTTCTGGTTCACAGATAACATCACCTTCTTCCTCTGAGGAGTAGTACTATCAGTACCCATTGACGACATGATGAAAAACTTAAGTCTGAATAAAGCACAGACAAATaacggcaaaaaaataaaaaaataaaaaaaataaataaaaaaaaaacagcagcagcagcagtgtaGCAGAGGTAAAAAgtgttttactttttgttttggcagTAGCCGATGAGTGCACCCTCTACCATTCTTCTTCACTAACAGCAAAGAGAACAGTAACGGTCTTAAATTGTGGACAAACGTTACGTATTTTAAATTGGCTGACCCTCTTCGGTGTCAGTCTTATCTGATAATTAGggtctgtggtgcatcactatactgtgatcttaaataatgagtaaaaagccacaataatgtaaataatagaCTGTAGttttccaaaacacaaaaaaggataaaacggGAGCATTTGACCATTTGCACAATGGTCCTCTTCAGTCAACTGAATATAAATACTTGtttatcttaaaaagacaaattgaaa is part of the Macrobrachium rosenbergii isolate ZJJX-2024 chromosome 9, ASM4041242v1, whole genome shotgun sequence genome and encodes:
- the LOC136841969 gene encoding tigger transposable element-derived protein 7-like, encoding MAIFSDWFLTHFIPAVCKHQEDVLKLPADEVKALLILDNAPAHPSGNQLEEEDDLMTRGERTAANINYNLKSVIFTVAAAWKTVKTNTLANAWKKLLYDDEIEYDFEGFEAKDFHRILHRSSQTDVTEDDVQTWFEDTEGDPGYQMMTEEITDDVIAGGSRDDSDDDDGGDETLPMKPKLSVVRESLYNFVNYIHLSTESEIQQYYQHFRAFKEIIIRKQQQPQKQLEIN